One Pyrus communis chromosome 4, drPyrComm1.1, whole genome shotgun sequence genomic region harbors:
- the LOC137732573 gene encoding RING-H2 finger protein ATL43-like — MGFLFLFLKPTTPTSFFILLLLLTLLLSFLTTPTRAHPHAAAAAADSHLSTPGFGDIANSANPSSSPPHPPQLNNAGPTRSSSFRPSIAIIVGVLTTVFSVFFLILLYAKHCKGSALVVVGANSNSGPSGPSPRKNSGIDRSIVESLPVFRFGSLRGHKDGLECAVCLTRFDQTEVLRLLPKCKHAFHVECVDTWLDAHSTCPLCRYRVDPEDVLLVDDAAKLLQPKNSDVVIEIENDPGFRRISGRHSFAGERRPGHHQIQTWSFRRSLDSWTAFRKKSEQAAVGCFDRPRKDGLLLGQHRTRLEHRIIVSPTGSGYGPGGLHQRWSDLQPSDLLYLRSEMIMSEGLTRHGAEQQSENDNGQQVIAGPAAAGGGVGPGEIVGSRRSWSGGGGRSVINSRSVSEITGLSRFSSRATGSNGSQQEQQQRQIKLVARWLAWVSSLSRSAIRTERTTVPTPTSPPTIC, encoded by the coding sequence atggggtttctctttctttttctcaagcccaccacccccacctccttcttcatcctcctccttctcctcacCCTCCTCCTCTCTTTTCTCACCACACCCACTCGCGCGCACCCCcacgcagcagcagcagcagcagattcCCATCTCTCCACCCCAGGTTTCGGCGACATTGCCAACTCAGCCAACCCATCTTCCTCACCGCCCCATCCCCCTCAACTCAACAACGCGGGCCCCACCAGGTCCTCCTCCTTCCGGCCGAGCATAGCCATAATCGTCGGCGTTCTCACCACCGTCTTCTCCGTCTTCTTCCTTATCCTCCTCTATGCCAAGCACTGCAAGGGAAGTGCTCTCGTCGTCGTCGGCGCTAACTCCAATTCCGGACCCTCCGGACCCTCCCCGCGTAAAAACTCTGGCATTGACCGCTCCATCGTCGAGTCCCTGCCCGTTTTCCGTTTCGGGTCGCTCCGCGGTCACAAGGACGGGCTCGAGTGCGCGGTCTGCCTGACCCGGTTCGACCAGACCGAGGTCCTCCGCCTCCTCCCAAAATGCAAACATGCGTTCCACGTCGAGTGCGTCGATACGTGGCTCGACGCCCACTCCACCTGCCCACTCTGCCGGTACCGGGTCGACCCGGAAGATGTCCTCTTAGTCGACGACGCCGCAAAGCTCTTGCAACCGAAGAACAGCGACGTCGTGATAGAGATCGAGAACGACCCAGGTTTTCGTCGGATTTCGGGGCGGCACTCGTTCGCCGGAGAACGCAGACCGGGACATCATCAAATCCAAACGTGGTCGTTTCGGAGGTCGCTGGACAGCTGGACGGCATTCCGAAAGAAGAGCGAGCAGGCCGCCGTCGGATGCTTCGACCGACCCAGAAAAGACGGACTCCTGTTGGGTCAACACAGGACGAGGTTGGAGCACCGGATCATAGTCTCCCCAACCGGATCGGGGTATGGTCCCGGTGGGCTCCACCAGAGATGGAGCGATTTACAGCCGTCAGATCTTCTGTATCTACGGTCAGAGATGATCATGAGTGAAGGGTTGACACGTCATGGGGCGGAGCAGCAGAGTGAGAATGATAATGGGCAGCAGGTGATTGCGGGGCCCGCGGCGGCAGGAGGAGGAGTAGGGCCCGGAGAGATTGTTGGGAGCAGAAGATCATGGAGCGGTGGTGGTGGCAGGAGCGTAATAAATTCGAGAAGCGTGTCGGAAATCACGGGGCTGAGCAGGTTTTCGAGCAGAGCGACGGGGAGTAATGGGAGCCAACAGGAGCAGCAACAACGACAGATCAAGCTCGTGGCTAGGTGGCTGGCGTGggtttcttctctctctcgaTCGGCAATACGGACGGAGCGTACTACTGTCCCCACCCCCACTTCTCCACCGACCATTTGTTAG
- the LOC137732151 gene encoding pre-mRNA splicing factor SR-like 1: MEVQTCGKSIDSLLEKVLCMNVLSSDYFKELYRLKTYHEVIDEIYNQVDHVEPWMTGNCRGPSTAFCLLYKFFTMKLTIKQMHGLLKHEDSPYIRAVGFLYLRYAADPKTLWNWVEPYIKDDEEFSPGSNGRMTTMGVYVRDLLLGQYYFDTLFPRIPVPVMRQIVANLEKMKLPTKLSGITGEATRHGSDDTARRPPSVKAALSVSFGQRAPHRASTRDSSPVRRTLPPPPYDKASSDDQRTRRSQSREYSDREYSDRDRGRDRDRNRDRDSDRDRERYKEWERDRDRDRARDGVRDKERERERDRERSSDYDRRSRYGERESRRDPYESSRDGGRHSHRSRSRSRSRSRSQSRSLQAGTTLHSSPQRDVNKDRTSASSNLAILRDLYGDISNQKGDASLDRIPRGDNGGEEVIRLGGSRWK; the protein is encoded by the exons ATGGAGGTACAGACATGTGGGAAATCCATTGACTCATTGCTCGAGAAGGTGCTTTGTATGAACGTTCTATCTTCCGACTACTTCAAGGAACTTTACCGGTTAAAGACGTACCATGAAGTCATTGATGAAATTTACAACCAAGTAGACCATGTCGAGCCGTGGATGACCGGGAATTGCCGCGGCCCGTCAACTGCCTTCTGTCTGCTGTACAAGTTCTTCACCATGAAGCTCACCATTAAGCAAATGCACGGTCTTTTAAAGCACGAGGATTCGCCCTACATAAGAGCG GTGGGTTTCCTCTACTTGAGATATGCTGCAGACCCAAAGACTTTGTGGAATTGGGTTGAACCCTATATTAAAGATGACGAG GAATTTTCTCCTGGTTCCAATGGACGGATGACAACTATGGGTGTATATGTGCGTGATTTGCTGCTTGGGCAG TACTATTTTGATACCCTTTTCCCCCGCATCCCTGTTCCTGTTATGCGGCAGATTGTAGCTAATCTTGAGAAGATGAAACTCCCCACCAAACTATCTGGTATTACTGGAGAGGCTACCCGCCATGGATCTGATGACACAGCTCGTCGCCCACCTTCTGTGAAAGCTGCTCTTTCAGTTTCCTTTGGTCAACGTGCTCCACATCGTGCTTCAACAAGGGACTCCTCACCTGTTCGTCGCACCTTACCACCACCACCTTATGATAAAGCCAGTAGTGATGATCAAAGGACCCGTCGCAGTCAGAGCCGTGAATATTCTGACAGAGAATATTCAGACAGGGACAGAGGAAGGGACCGTGATCGCAATCGGGATAGGGACAGTGATCGGGATCGAGAAAGATACAAGGAATGGGAGCGGGACCGAGACAGAGACAGAGCGAGAGATGGAGTTAGGGATAAGGAAAGGGAGCGAGAGAGGGATAGAGAACGAAGTTCTGATTATGATCGGAGGTCCAGatatggagagagagaaagtcgaAGGGATCCATATGAGAGTAGCCGTGATGGCGGTAGGCATTCTCATAGGAGTAGGAGTCGGAGCCGCAGTAGAAGCAGGAGTCAAAGTCGGAGTTTGCAAGCGGGCACTACACTTCATTCGAGCCCACAGAGAGATGTAAACAAGGATAGAACATCTGCATCTAGCAACCTGGCAATACTTAGGGATCTTTATGGGGATATCAGTAACCAAAAAGGCGATGCTAGCTTGGATAGGATTCCCAGGGGAGATAATGGTGGTGAAGAGGTGATTAGACTTGGTGGTTCTCGTTGGAAATAG